In Candidatus Glassbacteria bacterium, one DNA window encodes the following:
- a CDS encoding M61 family metallopeptidase, producing the protein MEEDNMLWNRNVKAILLFCLTLIFTARPAAAEVGMEVDLSDSGRRMFHAELTFPAKAGELALVYPKWIPGEHGPTGPITDLAGIRISAGDKQLDWWRDPTDMFTVRAEVPSGVTVVRVELDFLSAPPNAGRFTASASATSRLAVVNWNQLLLYPAGALAADLEYKVTLRLPENWDWAAALPVHSQLPGLVEFAPVSLQRLIDSPLVAGRHYRRVDLTPEGGVPHYLELFCDQQAGLEISDQQVEDYKKLVTEALALFGARHYDSYRFLLTMSDYIAHFGLEHHQSSDNREGEEMLIDDDRHKLACSLLAHEMIHSWNGKYRRPAGMATADYQQEKVTGLLWVYEGLTHYLTMVLTARSGLWSEDWTRQVIAAYAQWIENRKGRSWRPLEDTAVSAQLLFGARSDWAAWRRGVDFYREGVFIWMEVDGIIRTRSGGRKSLDDFCRLFYGGQESGPQVSPYTFDDLVAALETVQPYDWRSHLTGRVRSRAPHAPLAGLELCGWRLVLGEKRSEYQKTSEGISGAADLSASVGIEVGGKGIIADVIPGTAADEAGLAPGMVIQAVNSRTFSAGQLRRAVELTRKSGGPIELLVENSGFFKTVKLEYCEGPRYPDLQRMDGSDDLLGRILAPISRAN; encoded by the coding sequence ATGGAGGAAGATAACATGCTGTGGAACCGGAACGTGAAAGCCATTCTGCTGTTTTGTCTGACACTGATATTCACGGCCCGGCCCGCGGCAGCGGAAGTCGGGATGGAGGTCGATCTGTCGGACTCAGGCCGCAGGATGTTCCACGCCGAACTCACGTTTCCGGCAAAGGCCGGAGAGCTGGCGCTTGTCTACCCTAAATGGATTCCGGGAGAGCACGGCCCGACAGGACCGATTACCGATCTGGCCGGTATCAGGATCAGCGCGGGAGACAAGCAGCTCGACTGGTGGCGCGACCCGACCGACATGTTCACGGTCCGCGCGGAAGTCCCCTCCGGCGTTACCGTTGTCCGGGTGGAACTCGATTTCCTCTCGGCTCCGCCGAACGCAGGGCGTTTTACCGCCTCGGCCTCGGCTACCTCCAGGCTGGCCGTGGTCAACTGGAACCAGTTGCTGCTTTACCCGGCCGGCGCCCTGGCCGCTGATCTGGAATACAAAGTCACGCTGCGTCTGCCGGAAAACTGGGACTGGGCCGCGGCTCTGCCGGTGCACTCGCAACTCCCCGGCCTGGTGGAATTCGCCCCTGTTTCACTGCAGCGCCTGATCGATTCGCCGCTGGTCGCCGGCCGTCACTATCGGCGGGTCGATCTGACTCCCGAGGGCGGCGTACCGCATTATCTCGAGCTTTTCTGCGACCAGCAGGCCGGTCTGGAGATCAGCGATCAGCAGGTGGAAGACTACAAAAAGCTGGTGACTGAGGCGCTGGCCCTCTTCGGTGCGAGGCACTACGATTCTTACCGGTTCCTGCTGACCATGAGCGACTATATCGCCCATTTCGGGCTGGAACACCACCAGTCGAGCGATAACAGGGAGGGCGAGGAAATGCTGATCGACGATGATCGGCACAAGCTGGCCTGTTCGCTGCTTGCTCACGAGATGATCCATTCCTGGAACGGCAAGTACCGCCGGCCCGCGGGGATGGCTACCGCCGATTACCAGCAGGAGAAGGTGACCGGTTTGCTGTGGGTCTACGAGGGCCTGACCCATTACCTGACGATGGTGCTCACGGCGCGCAGCGGCTTGTGGAGCGAGGACTGGACGCGGCAGGTAATCGCGGCCTACGCTCAGTGGATCGAGAACCGCAAGGGGAGATCGTGGCGGCCGCTGGAGGACACCGCTGTCAGCGCGCAACTGCTGTTCGGGGCGCGCAGCGACTGGGCCGCCTGGCGTCGCGGAGTTGATTTTTACCGCGAGGGTGTGTTTATCTGGATGGAAGTCGACGGGATAATCCGCACCCGGAGCGGGGGGCGGAAATCGTTGGATGATTTCTGCCGGCTGTTTTACGGCGGACAGGAATCCGGACCACAGGTGTCGCCGTACACTTTCGACGACCTGGTGGCGGCGCTGGAGACGGTGCAGCCCTACGACTGGCGCTCCCACCTGACGGGGCGGGTTCGCTCCAGGGCGCCCCACGCTCCGCTGGCCGGACTGGAACTCTGCGGCTGGCGGCTGGTGCTCGGTGAAAAACGCAGCGAATACCAGAAAACGAGCGAGGGCATCAGCGGCGCGGCCGACCTGTCGGCGTCGGTGGGGATCGAAGTCGGAGGCAAGGGGATAATCGCCGACGTGATCCCAGGCACGGCGGCCGATGAGGCCGGACTGGCCCCGGGGATGGTGATCCAGGCCGTGAACTCGAGAACATTCTCCGCCGGGCAGCTACGCCGGGCCGTGGAGCTGACTCGCAAGTCCGGCGGGCCGATCGAACTGCTTGTCGAAAACAGCGGATTCTTCAAGACAGTGAAACTGGAATACTGCGAAGGCCCGCGTTACCCGGACCTTCAGCGCATGGACGGCAGCGACGACCTGCTGGGCCGGATCCTGGCCCCGATCAGCAGGGCGAACTAA
- a CDS encoding HDOD domain-containing protein gives MSDEISNGQGSEEVLELIINLVNKSDISSIKQIVSEILEVIRDEDSSAKDLKDIIERDPPLCARLLRLANSAHYGYAKTISDIQEAIICIGFDAVRELALNQKVCELFKQEDVRYCYSRWELWKHSSAVAVTSKMIYRREFRKRGDDIYVAGLLHDIGIIVEDQFFPELFNSALETFCRGERNLDDIEREILKIDHAMIGRTIGEDWEFPDDLIQAIGMHHDPSACKRDQKQFVYTVYLANYICQRDKIGFIEVNKRDATRYHKYLSELGISEKSLNLVMEDVRAELKKLDELDKFD, from the coding sequence ATGAGCGACGAGATCAGTAACGGTCAGGGCAGCGAGGAAGTTCTCGAACTGATTATCAATCTGGTGAACAAATCGGACATCTCTTCGATAAAGCAGATTGTATCCGAGATCCTCGAAGTTATCCGCGACGAGGATTCCAGCGCCAAGGACCTCAAGGACATTATCGAGCGGGACCCGCCCCTTTGCGCCAGGCTGCTCAGGCTGGCCAACTCCGCCCACTACGGGTATGCGAAAACCATCAGCGACATCCAGGAAGCGATTATCTGTATCGGTTTCGATGCGGTCCGTGAACTGGCCCTCAACCAGAAAGTCTGCGAGCTCTTCAAGCAGGAGGATGTCCGCTACTGCTATTCCCGCTGGGAACTCTGGAAACACAGCTCCGCCGTGGCCGTGACCAGTAAAATGATCTACCGTCGCGAATTCCGGAAAAGGGGCGATGACATCTACGTGGCCGGCCTGCTGCACGATATCGGCATAATAGTCGAGGACCAGTTTTTTCCCGAGTTGTTCAACAGCGCGCTGGAAACGTTCTGCCGGGGCGAACGCAATCTGGACGATATCGAAAGGGAAATTCTGAAAATCGACCACGCCATGATCGGGCGGACTATCGGGGAGGACTGGGAATTTCCCGACGATCTGATCCAGGCGATCGGGATGCACCACGACCCGTCCGCGTGTAAAAGAGATCAAAAACAGTTCGTATACACCGTTTACCTGGCCAACTATATCTGTCAGCGCGACAAGATCGGTTTTATCGAAGTCAACAAACGGGATGCCACCAGGTACCATAAATACCTGAGCGAACTGGGAATCAGCGAAAAGTCGTTGAACCTGGTGATGGAAGATGTCCGGGCCGAATTGAAAAAGCTCGACGAGCTGGATAAGTTCGATTAG
- a CDS encoding glutamine--tRNA ligase/YqeY domain fusion protein produces MSETKPSPGPDFVRAIVAKDNETGKWDGRVVTRFPPEPNGYLHIGHAKSIALNFGIALENGGTCHLRFDDTNPIKEEQEYLESIKRDVSWLGFSWGGHEYYASDYFGQLYQWAVQLVEAGKAFVCQLDNEQMREYRGTLTEPGRNSPWRDRPAQENLALLERMKNGEFEEGSHTLRARIDMAHPNLNMRDPVIYRILKADHHRTGDNWCIYPMYDFAHGQSDSIEKVTLSICTLEFEDHRPLYDWYLDQLGIYHPRQIEFARLNLTYTILSKRRLIELVKEKFVDGWDDPRMPTISGMRRRGYPPEAIRAFCHRIGVSKTGSTVDIALLEHHVREYLNEHAQRRFAVLDPLKVVIENYPEGKTDELECINNPEDPAGGTRKVKFSREIYLEREDFMEDPPRKFFRLAPGREVRLRYAYFITCNEVIRDPDTGEVAELRCSYDPATRGGDAPDGRRVKSTLHWVSAEHSLPAEVRLYDRLFGCKYPGEVGDGEDWKNNFNHDSLQVLTGCRVEQSLAEFEPGRTVQFERKGYFHVDDYSTADRLVFNRTVELRDSWAKIARQQNPQHK; encoded by the coding sequence ATGAGTGAAACAAAACCATCACCGGGCCCGGATTTCGTCCGGGCGATCGTGGCCAAAGACAATGAAACCGGCAAGTGGGACGGGCGGGTGGTTACCCGTTTCCCACCCGAACCCAACGGTTACCTGCATATCGGCCATGCCAAAAGTATCGCGCTCAATTTCGGGATCGCGCTGGAGAACGGCGGCACCTGCCATCTGCGCTTCGACGACACCAACCCGATCAAGGAAGAGCAGGAGTATCTCGAGTCGATCAAGCGCGATGTGAGCTGGCTGGGTTTCAGCTGGGGCGGGCACGAGTACTACGCCTCCGATTATTTCGGCCAGCTCTATCAGTGGGCCGTCCAGCTCGTGGAGGCGGGCAAGGCGTTTGTCTGCCAGCTCGACAACGAACAGATGCGCGAGTACCGGGGGACGCTCACCGAGCCCGGCAGGAACAGCCCCTGGCGCGACCGTCCCGCACAGGAAAACCTGGCGCTGCTGGAACGGATGAAAAACGGCGAGTTCGAGGAGGGCAGCCACACCCTGCGCGCCAGGATCGACATGGCGCACCCCAACCTCAACATGCGCGACCCGGTGATCTACCGAATCCTCAAAGCCGACCACCATCGCACCGGCGACAACTGGTGTATCTACCCGATGTACGATTTCGCTCACGGCCAGAGCGACTCGATCGAAAAAGTGACTCTCTCGATCTGCACACTGGAGTTCGAGGACCATCGCCCGCTCTACGACTGGTATCTCGACCAGCTCGGAATCTACCACCCCCGGCAGATCGAGTTCGCGCGGCTCAACCTGACCTATACGATCCTCAGCAAGCGGCGGCTGATCGAACTGGTGAAAGAGAAGTTTGTCGACGGCTGGGACGACCCCCGCATGCCGACTATCAGCGGGATGCGCCGCCGGGGCTACCCCCCCGAGGCGATCCGCGCCTTCTGCCACCGGATCGGAGTCAGCAAGACCGGGAGTACCGTGGATATCGCCCTGCTTGAGCACCACGTCCGCGAATACCTCAACGAGCACGCCCAGCGGCGCTTTGCCGTGCTCGATCCGCTGAAAGTAGTTATCGAGAATTACCCCGAGGGCAAGACCGACGAGCTGGAATGCATCAACAACCCCGAGGACCCCGCGGGCGGCACGCGGAAAGTGAAATTCTCCAGGGAAATTTATCTCGAGCGCGAGGATTTCATGGAAGACCCGCCGCGCAAGTTTTTCCGGCTGGCTCCGGGCCGCGAGGTGCGGCTGCGCTACGCCTATTTCATCACCTGCAACGAAGTGATCCGGGACCCGGACACGGGCGAAGTTGCGGAACTGCGCTGCTCCTACGACCCGGCAACCCGCGGCGGGGACGCTCCCGACGGACGCAGGGTGAAAAGTACGCTCCACTGGGTCAGCGCGGAGCACTCCCTGCCGGCCGAGGTCAGGCTCTACGACCGCCTGTTCGGCTGCAAGTACCCCGGCGAGGTTGGCGACGGCGAGGACTGGAAAAACAATTTCAACCATGATTCGCTGCAGGTGCTCACCGGCTGCCGCGTGGAGCAGTCGCTCGCCGAATTCGAGCCGGGGCGGACAGTCCAGTTCGAGCGCAAGGGATATTTCCACGTGGACGACTACTCGACAGCCGACCGCCTGGTTTTCAACCGGACTGTCGAGCTGCGCGACTCGTGGGCTAAAATAGCCAGGCAGCAGAATCCGCAGCATAAATAG
- a CDS encoding alpha-L-fucosidase — protein sequence MRRLTPLSLLLVLLTAPAFTPVTAETGYVPSAENIEAREWFRDAGYGMFVHWGVYSVLGRGEWVMHNEDIPIEEYEKLPVRFNPVNFDPDSWCELVKKAGMRYITITSKHHDGFAMFGSRHSEYDVVDAAPYGRDILEMLAGACRRHGLKLFFYHSQLDWHHPDYWPRGGSYAHGRPESGDWNSYLDYMDSQLSELLTNYGPVGGIWFDGMWEKPDADWRLERTYGLIHRLQPAALVGSNHHVAPFPGEDFQMFEKGLPGQDPYNKGSGISDLPLEMCQTINNSWGYDQRDKKAKSVRELVHTLARAAGYGANLLLNVGPRPDGTIQEDHRQRLLEVGEWLERNGEAIYRTRKGPCPPQSWGAATISADGRKVYVHVLDESARVVALPVTELEIARARTLDGAAVDIARTDIGTLVRLPAELSDPYDRIVVLELN from the coding sequence ATGCGCAGACTTACGCCTTTATCTTTACTGCTGGTTCTGCTCACTGCACCCGCATTCACGCCGGTAACGGCCGAAACCGGCTATGTTCCCTCCGCCGAAAACATAGAGGCGCGCGAATGGTTCCGCGATGCCGGCTACGGGATGTTCGTCCACTGGGGAGTGTACAGCGTGCTGGGCCGCGGCGAATGGGTGATGCACAACGAAGACATTCCGATCGAGGAGTACGAGAAACTGCCGGTCCGGTTCAACCCGGTCAATTTCGACCCGGACTCGTGGTGCGAACTGGTGAAAAAGGCCGGGATGCGCTATATCACGATCACCAGCAAGCACCACGACGGGTTCGCGATGTTCGGCAGCCGCCACTCGGAGTACGACGTGGTCGACGCCGCACCCTATGGCCGCGATATCCTGGAGATGCTGGCCGGGGCGTGCCGGCGGCACGGCCTCAAGCTGTTTTTCTACCACAGCCAGCTCGACTGGCACCACCCCGACTACTGGCCTCGGGGCGGAAGCTACGCCCACGGCCGTCCGGAGTCGGGGGACTGGAACAGCTACCTGGACTACATGGATTCCCAGTTGAGCGAACTGCTGACCAATTACGGTCCTGTCGGCGGGATCTGGTTCGACGGGATGTGGGAAAAGCCGGACGCCGACTGGCGCCTGGAGCGCACCTACGGCCTGATCCATCGCCTGCAGCCGGCCGCCCTGGTTGGCAGCAACCACCACGTGGCCCCCTTTCCCGGCGAGGATTTCCAGATGTTCGAGAAAGGGCTGCCGGGCCAGGACCCGTATAACAAGGGTTCGGGGATCAGCGATCTGCCGCTGGAGATGTGCCAGACGATCAATAACTCGTGGGGTTACGACCAGCGGGACAAGAAAGCCAAGAGCGTGCGGGAATTGGTGCACACGCTGGCCCGCGCCGCCGGCTACGGGGCGAACCTGCTGCTGAATGTCGGCCCCAGGCCCGATGGCACGATCCAGGAGGACCACAGACAGCGCCTGCTGGAGGTGGGCGAGTGGCTGGAGCGCAACGGGGAGGCGATTTACAGGACGCGCAAGGGACCCTGCCCGCCGCAGAGCTGGGGCGCCGCGACAATTTCGGCGGATGGCCGGAAGGTCTACGTTCACGTGCTCGATGAATCGGCGCGGGTAGTGGCTCTTCCGGTAACGGAGCTGGAGATAGCCCGGGCGCGGACGCTCGACGGCGCGGCGGTGGATATCGCCAGGACTGATATCGGCACGCTGGTCCGCCTGCCTGCTGAACTCAGCGACCCATATGACCGGATAGTGGTGCTGGAACTGAACTAG
- a CDS encoding DUF1949 domain-containing protein, giving the protein MIEIPAEDRIVAPAAAGHCETKVKGSRFIAICAAAADRGAAENFVAGERRRYHGATHHCWAWRELAPGEAAFAWDDDGEPSGTAGQPILNAVDSAKLRGAVVVVTRYFGGTKLGTGGLARAYGEAAAGAVENSGLRQGMHAEMFLITVDYAQLRAVNRLLESFPVMVTGREFTDNVGLNIAVSSSRAGRFAESVAEITAGRAGIERLGYRTVFAVDK; this is encoded by the coding sequence TTGATCGAGATCCCCGCCGAAGACCGGATTGTCGCTCCGGCCGCTGCCGGCCACTGCGAAACCAAAGTAAAAGGCAGCCGGTTTATCGCCATCTGCGCCGCTGCGGCCGACAGGGGCGCCGCGGAAAATTTCGTAGCCGGTGAACGCAGGCGCTACCACGGCGCCACCCATCACTGCTGGGCCTGGCGCGAGCTTGCACCCGGCGAGGCGGCGTTTGCCTGGGACGATGACGGGGAACCCTCGGGCACGGCCGGCCAGCCGATCCTGAACGCGGTGGACAGCGCCAAGCTCCGCGGAGCCGTCGTGGTGGTTACCCGCTATTTCGGTGGTACTAAACTCGGTACCGGCGGACTGGCCCGGGCCTACGGCGAGGCGGCGGCCGGTGCGGTAGAAAATTCCGGCCTGCGGCAAGGAATGCATGCCGAAATGTTCCTGATTACAGTCGATTACGCACAGTTGAGGGCCGTAAACCGCCTGTTGGAGAGTTTTCCCGTGATGGTGACCGGGCGCGAGTTCACGGACAATGTCGGCCTGAATATTGCAGTTTCATCGAGCCGGGCCGGGCGTTTCGCCGAATCGGTGGCTGAAATCACCGCCGGGCGCGCCGGGATCGAGCGCCTGGGATACCGCACGGTATTCGCGGTCGATAAATGA
- a CDS encoding response regulator, whose protein sequence is MGKPAARDEQETLRIKLKHLQNDFELTREEYESTSRRYLDILVELKNKNEQLIDLQKNLEKLVASRTEQLEKTQQVLQQKSEELQVMIDCSPAMIFYKDSKGRYVRVNKAFAEFTGMPIKKIIGKTNDQVFKSADSGFVADDSTVISTGEAVVDQSVNVSTTRGERDLLVTKLPYHGDEGKTVGIVGFALDVTDHRQLEYEKSKVIKLESLGVLAGGIAHDFNNILTAILGNISLSQTMVEHEDEIFRRLKNAEDACLKAKDLTQQLLTFARGGTPVKKTTSLREMIKEITRFALSGSNVRSCFEIADDLKNVDVDEEQITQVINNLVLNAAQSMPEGGVINVNAGNVSLKKNNAFSLAPGDYIKISIADRGHGVSPEDLPHIFDPFFTTRESASGMGSATAWSIVKRHGGHITIESEPDNGSVFEIYLPTSSAGRSETKEAAGDNNSPALNILVMDDDEMVCDIAGHILTHLGHSAEFVYEGEEAVRLFGQAENNGKPFDLVILDLTIPGGMGGKQTVVRLREINPEVKALVSSGYSNDPVLTNHSRYGFDGVVTKPFNVDGLRKSMEAVIARR, encoded by the coding sequence ATGGGTAAGCCTGCCGCACGGGATGAACAGGAAACGCTGCGGATCAAGCTCAAGCATCTGCAGAACGATTTCGAGCTGACGCGCGAGGAGTATGAATCCACCTCCCGCCGTTACCTGGATATCCTGGTCGAACTCAAGAACAAGAACGAGCAGCTGATAGATCTGCAGAAAAACCTCGAAAAGCTGGTGGCAAGCCGCACCGAACAGCTGGAGAAAACCCAGCAAGTCCTCCAGCAGAAAAGCGAGGAACTTCAGGTGATGATCGACTGCTCGCCGGCGATGATATTCTACAAGGACTCGAAAGGCAGATACGTTCGCGTCAATAAGGCTTTCGCGGAATTCACCGGAATGCCGATCAAAAAAATTATCGGCAAAACCAACGACCAGGTATTCAAAAGCGCCGACAGCGGGTTTGTCGCCGACGACAGTACCGTAATCAGCACAGGTGAAGCGGTAGTCGACCAGAGCGTGAATGTCAGTACCACGAGGGGAGAGCGGGACCTGCTGGTCACCAAACTGCCCTACCACGGCGACGAAGGAAAAACGGTGGGTATTGTCGGTTTCGCCCTCGACGTCACCGATCATCGCCAGCTCGAATACGAAAAGAGCAAGGTTATCAAACTTGAATCCCTTGGTGTACTGGCCGGCGGTATCGCCCACGATTTCAACAACATCCTGACAGCCATCCTGGGTAACATCTCTCTGAGCCAGACCATGGTGGAACACGAAGACGAGATTTTCCGCAGACTGAAAAACGCGGAAGACGCCTGCCTGAAGGCCAAGGACCTGACCCAGCAGCTGTTGACCTTTGCCCGCGGCGGCACGCCTGTCAAGAAAACGACCTCCCTGCGCGAGATGATCAAGGAAATCACCCGGTTCGCCCTCAGCGGAAGCAATGTTCGCTCCTGTTTTGAAATCGCCGATGACCTCAAGAACGTCGACGTGGACGAGGAGCAGATTACCCAGGTTATTAATAACCTCGTGCTGAATGCTGCCCAGTCGATGCCGGAGGGGGGCGTGATCAATGTTAACGCCGGCAATGTCAGTCTGAAAAAGAATAACGCCTTCTCACTGGCGCCCGGCGACTATATCAAGATTTCAATCGCCGACAGGGGCCACGGGGTCTCGCCGGAAGATTTGCCCCATATTTTCGACCCGTTTTTCACCACCCGCGAGTCCGCCAGCGGGATGGGCAGCGCCACGGCATGGTCAATCGTGAAACGCCACGGCGGCCACATCACAATCGAATCCGAACCGGACAACGGCTCGGTTTTCGAAATTTACCTGCCAACTTCCTCCGCCGGCCGGAGTGAAACAAAAGAAGCAGCCGGCGACAACAACTCGCCGGCCTTGAATATCCTGGTCATGGATGACGACGAGATGGTCTGCGATATCGCCGGACACATCCTGACCCACCTGGGACATTCGGCCGAGTTTGTGTACGAGGGCGAAGAAGCGGTCCGGTTGTTCGGCCAGGCCGAAAACAACGGCAAGCCGTTCGACCTGGTGATTCTGGACCTGACGATCCCCGGCGGCATGGGGGGCAAACAGACCGTGGTTAGATTGCGCGAAATCAACCCGGAAGTTAAAGCTCTGGTTTCCAGCGGATATTCCAACGATCCGGTTCTGACCAATCACAGCCGGTACGGATTCGACGGGGTCGTGACGAAACCGTTTAATGTAGATGGTTTGCGCAAAAGCATGGAAGCCGTGATTGCCCGCCGGTAG
- a CDS encoding carbohydrate binding family 9 domain-containing protein translates to MKRLDKILSPLLCLLPAVLSPAAGQTGSDSLPVSGADIIIQVSTTQKPVTVDGRLDEPAWRDAVPYLDYFFQQEPLDRAPSSQKTELRVLQDGAYIYFGAICYEQDPSQIFATVKRRDGSFLSDDAFELLIDTFQDKRNSFAFGTNPFGAKIDAIISDEGNHINKSWDCIWYCKTSVDERGWIIEIAVPFKSLKYKHGETVDWGLNITREIKHSKEVTYLAPIPRGLGHNGKFKGSLFATLRGIRPPESALNLEVQPYLTSGRSWLYETDQRDNELGSGFDIRYKFTPQLNFDFSYQTDFAQAEADEEIANLTRFNINLKEKREFFLESAGIFNFGGGQSAGGTLVGARRGESYKLFESRTIGIHDGRKVPMWGGAKLAGRAGRYSLGVMNMQSKHAILDDTTTVPSTNFTVARLKRDFLTNSYVGMLLLNKQSNPDLYSRTVGADYFLAFTPEVIFNGSLARSFVPAGGGNHWAGETRFIVNKEWIDFQASYTHLDSLFDPEMGFIQRGNIRSYDAILALTKWLNNGVLRSLSAVKDIEYKTDHHNTLVRRENRYNFYATLASEDKLFFSVHKLHEYLPFDDEIREIPIAAGGYTGYHKHVRFNSYRGRKFSGSLSYRWGALLDGTTTSLSVTNQTKISNSFNIDLTYKREELDLSQGSVTANVIGGRFIYSFTTELFAKYYVQWNDADRHFSSNLLVDYIFRPRCHFYFVFNDNRDRNLLTRNHLRDRQVLLKLTYLWNV, encoded by the coding sequence ATGAAGCGGCTTGATAAGATTCTATCTCCCCTCCTCTGCCTGCTGCCGGCTGTTCTTTCCCCGGCCGCCGGTCAAACCGGGTCTGACAGCCTGCCTGTCAGCGGAGCCGATATAATCATCCAGGTGTCGACAACTCAAAAGCCGGTCACGGTTGACGGCAGACTGGATGAACCGGCCTGGCGGGACGCCGTTCCCTACCTCGACTATTTCTTCCAGCAGGAACCGCTGGACAGGGCTCCCAGCAGCCAGAAAACCGAACTGAGAGTACTGCAGGACGGTGCCTATATCTATTTCGGGGCAATCTGCTATGAACAGGACCCCTCGCAGATTTTCGCCACGGTCAAGCGTCGTGACGGCAGCTTCCTTTCAGACGACGCTTTCGAGCTGCTGATCGACACGTTCCAGGACAAACGCAACAGTTTCGCGTTCGGCACCAACCCGTTCGGGGCCAAGATTGATGCGATCATCAGCGATGAAGGAAACCATATCAACAAAAGCTGGGACTGTATCTGGTACTGCAAGACCTCGGTTGACGAGCGCGGCTGGATAATCGAAATAGCCGTCCCGTTCAAATCGCTCAAATACAAGCACGGCGAGACAGTTGACTGGGGCCTCAATATCACGCGCGAGATCAAGCACAGCAAGGAAGTGACCTATCTGGCGCCGATCCCGCGGGGGCTGGGGCACAACGGCAAGTTCAAGGGCTCGCTGTTTGCAACATTGCGCGGTATCCGCCCGCCTGAGTCGGCCCTGAACCTCGAGGTCCAGCCATATCTGACTTCAGGGCGAAGCTGGCTTTACGAGACGGACCAGCGCGACAACGAACTCGGCAGCGGATTCGACATCCGCTACAAATTTACGCCCCAGCTCAATTTCGATTTCAGCTACCAGACCGATTTCGCCCAGGCCGAGGCCGATGAGGAGATCGCCAACCTGACCAGGTTCAACATCAACCTCAAGGAAAAACGGGAGTTCTTCCTCGAAAGCGCCGGGATCTTCAATTTCGGCGGGGGTCAAAGCGCGGGCGGCACGCTGGTGGGAGCTCGCCGGGGAGAGAGCTACAAGCTCTTCGAGTCGCGCACGATCGGGATCCACGACGGCCGCAAGGTGCCGATGTGGGGCGGAGCCAAACTGGCCGGCCGCGCCGGCAGGTATTCGCTGGGCGTGATGAACATGCAGAGCAAGCACGCTATCCTGGACGACACCACCACCGTGCCCTCGACCAACTTCACTGTCGCCCGGCTCAAGCGTGACTTCCTGACCAACAGTTACGTGGGGATGCTGCTGCTTAACAAACAGAGCAATCCCGACCTGTATTCGCGGACTGTGGGAGCGGATTATTTCCTGGCCTTCACTCCCGAGGTGATTTTCAACGGTTCGCTGGCGCGCTCATTCGTACCCGCTGGAGGCGGCAACCATTGGGCAGGCGAAACGCGGTTTATCGTCAACAAGGAGTGGATCGATTTCCAGGCGAGCTACACCCATCTCGACAGCCTGTTCGATCCGGAGATGGGTTTTATCCAGCGAGGCAACATCCGCAGCTACGACGCCATCCTGGCCCTGACCAAGTGGCTCAACAACGGCGTGCTCAGGAGCCTGTCGGCGGTCAAGGATATCGAGTACAAGACCGACCATCACAACACGCTGGTCCGCAGGGAAAACCGCTATAATTTCTACGCCACCCTGGCCAGCGAGGACAAGCTGTTTTTCTCGGTCCACAAGCTGCACGAATACCTGCCGTTCGATGACGAGATCCGCGAGATCCCGATCGCCGCCGGAGGCTACACCGGCTACCATAAACACGTCAGGTTCAACTCTTACAGGGGCAGGAAATTTTCCGGCTCACTCAGCTACCGCTGGGGAGCGCTGCTCGATGGCACTACCACCAGCTTAAGTGTCACCAACCAGACCAAGATCAGCAACAGCTTCAATATCGACCTGACCTACAAACGCGAGGAGCTGGACCTGAGCCAGGGCTCGGTAACCGCCAACGTGATCGGGGGGCGGTTCATCTACTCTTTCACCACCGAGTTGTTCGCCAAGTATTACGTGCAGTGGAACGACGCCGACCGTCACTTTTCCTCGAATCTGCTCGTGGACTATATCTTCCGTCCCCGCTGTCACTTCTATTTCGTGTTTAACGATAACCGGGACCGTAACCTGCTCACCCGTAACCACCTCCGCGACCGCCAGGTCCTGCTGAAACTGACCTACCTGTGGAACGTCTGA